The following proteins are co-located in the Massilia litorea genome:
- the rnr gene encoding ribonuclease R, with product MKQPTHTIPSREEILGVFRDAGTSLDATTLARALNVKSAAEEVLGRRLNAMERDGQIRSGGNGTYSLADQSGFIAGKVSAHRDGFGFVIPDEPGNDLFLNDKEMQKVLHGDRVLAKVTGTDRRGRLEGTIVEVVERANTHVIGRLLNEGGVWVVSPEDQRMNQDILVAGSPGKAKAGQVVSVELIEQPARFQQPTGRIVEVLGELDDPGMEIEIAVRKFGVPHVFSPNALKQANKLPNEVVDADLADRVDLRDVPLVTIDGEDARDFDDAVYCEPVKIGRENGFRLLVAIADVSHYVKPNDGLDVDAIERSTSVYFPRRVIPMLPEKLSNGLCSLNPAVDRLSLVCDMVVSSDGVVQAYQFYPAVIHSAARLTYNQVADILKDPRGEEAGRRPAIVPHLQNLNGVFHALLAARQERGAIDFETTETYIVCNAMGKIEKIIPRTRNDAHRLIEECMLAANVCAADLLIRHKHPGTFRIHATPTEEKLNQLRTFLKMTGLNLGGGLKPQASDYAALMREIKERPDATLLQTMLLRSMQQAVYSPDNVGHFGLAYEAYAHFTSPIRRYPDLLTHRAIKAVLAGKKYEPKGIDLAKLNTNVSNATRKQKAKDKAEGKAKDEKDLTIWDALGVHCSANERRADEASRDVENWLKCYFMQDKLGESFTGIVAGVTTFGIFVQLDELYVEGLVHVTGLGEDYFQYDEARHLLRGERTGKTFGLTDRVTVQVAKVDLEARKIDLVLAQDANAGAAPVQQREQGGSSRRGENKSDRNRGANAQPAAAAAPAARQGGNALAEEGKGSRSKRSRRGRKERAAARELRRNCRKPGKSKSRTRAQPSHNSTLPPTASR from the coding sequence TTGAAGCAACCTACTCATACTATTCCTAGCCGAGAGGAAATTCTCGGCGTGTTCCGTGATGCAGGCACGTCGCTCGATGCGACCACGCTCGCACGTGCCCTGAACGTCAAGAGCGCCGCCGAAGAAGTCCTCGGCCGCCGCCTGAATGCGATGGAACGCGATGGCCAGATCCGCAGCGGCGGCAACGGCACTTATTCTCTGGCAGACCAGAGCGGCTTCATCGCCGGCAAGGTCAGCGCCCACCGCGACGGCTTCGGCTTCGTCATCCCCGACGAGCCGGGCAACGACCTGTTCCTGAACGATAAGGAAATGCAGAAAGTGCTGCATGGCGACCGCGTGCTGGCGAAAGTCACCGGTACCGACCGCCGCGGGCGCCTGGAAGGCACGATCGTCGAAGTCGTCGAACGCGCCAATACCCATGTCATCGGGCGCCTGCTGAACGAAGGCGGCGTCTGGGTCGTCTCTCCCGAAGACCAGCGCATGAACCAGGACATCCTGGTCGCCGGCTCGCCGGGCAAGGCGAAGGCCGGCCAGGTCGTCAGCGTCGAGCTGATCGAGCAGCCGGCCCGCTTCCAGCAGCCGACCGGCCGCATCGTCGAAGTGCTCGGCGAACTGGACGACCCGGGCATGGAAATCGAGATCGCCGTGCGCAAGTTCGGCGTGCCGCACGTGTTCTCGCCGAACGCGCTCAAGCAGGCGAACAAGCTGCCGAACGAAGTGGTCGATGCCGACCTGGCCGACCGCGTCGACCTGCGCGACGTGCCGCTGGTGACGATCGACGGCGAAGACGCACGCGACTTCGACGATGCCGTGTATTGCGAGCCGGTCAAGATCGGCCGCGAGAACGGCTTCCGCCTGCTGGTCGCCATCGCCGACGTCAGCCACTATGTGAAGCCGAACGACGGCCTGGATGTCGACGCCATTGAGCGCAGCACCTCGGTCTATTTCCCGCGCCGCGTGATCCCGATGCTGCCGGAAAAGCTGTCGAACGGCCTGTGTTCGCTGAACCCGGCGGTCGACCGCCTGAGCCTGGTCTGCGACATGGTCGTCAGCAGCGATGGCGTCGTGCAGGCCTACCAGTTCTATCCGGCCGTGATCCACTCGGCCGCGCGCCTGACCTATAACCAGGTCGCCGATATCCTCAAGGATCCGCGCGGCGAAGAGGCGGGCCGCCGTCCGGCCATCGTGCCGCACCTGCAGAACCTGAACGGCGTGTTCCATGCCCTGCTGGCGGCACGCCAGGAGCGCGGCGCCATCGATTTCGAGACGACCGAGACCTATATCGTCTGCAATGCGATGGGCAAGATCGAAAAGATCATCCCGCGCACCCGCAACGATGCGCACCGCCTGATTGAAGAGTGCATGCTGGCCGCGAACGTCTGCGCCGCCGACCTGCTGATCCGCCACAAGCACCCGGGCACCTTCCGCATCCACGCCACGCCGACCGAGGAAAAGCTGAACCAGCTGCGTACCTTCCTCAAGATGACGGGCCTGAACCTGGGCGGCGGCCTGAAGCCGCAGGCGAGCGATTACGCAGCCCTGATGCGCGAGATCAAGGAGCGTCCGGACGCGACCCTGCTGCAGACCATGCTGCTGCGTTCGATGCAGCAAGCCGTCTACAGCCCGGACAACGTCGGCCACTTCGGCCTGGCCTACGAGGCCTATGCCCACTTCACCAGCCCGATCCGCCGTTATCCCGACCTGCTGACCCACCGCGCCATCAAGGCCGTGCTGGCGGGCAAGAAATACGAGCCGAAAGGAATCGACCTCGCCAAGCTGAACACGAACGTGTCGAACGCCACGCGCAAGCAGAAGGCGAAAGACAAGGCCGAAGGCAAGGCCAAGGACGAGAAGGACCTGACGATCTGGGACGCGCTCGGCGTGCACTGCTCGGCCAACGAGCGCCGCGCCGACGAGGCGTCGCGCGACGTCGAGAACTGGCTCAAGTGTTACTTCATGCAGGACAAGCTGGGCGAGTCCTTCACCGGCATCGTCGCCGGCGTGACGACCTTCGGCATCTTCGTCCAGCTCGACGAGCTGTATGTCGAAGGCCTGGTCCACGTGACGGGCCTGGGCGAAGATTATTTCCAGTACGACGAAGCGCGCCACCTGCTGCGCGGCGAGCGTACGGGTAAAACCTTCGGCCTGACCGACCGCGTCACCGTGCAGGTGGCCAAGGTCGACCTGGAAGCACGCAAGATCGACCTGGTGCTGGCGCAGGACGCCAATGCCGGCGCGGCGCCTGTGCAGCAACGCGAGCAGGGCGGCTCAAGCCGTCGTGGCGAGAACAAGTCGGACCGCAATCGCGGTGCGAACGCGCAGCCGGCAGCAGCGGCAGCGCCGGCGGCGCGCCAGGGCGGCAATGCCCTGGCCGAAGAAGGCAAGGGCAGCCGCTCGAAGCGTTCGCGCCGCGGACGCAAGGAGCGCGCGGCAGCACGCGAGCTGCGGCGCAACTGCCGCAAGCCGGGCAAGAGCAAGAGCAGGACCAGAGCCCAGCCCAGCCACAATTCGACGCTGCCGCCAACGGCGTCGAGGTGA
- the cueR gene encoding Cu(I)-responsive transcriptional regulator, which produces MNIGEAAKASGVSSKMIRHYESIGLIDAARRTDAGYRLYAQRDVQVLQFIHRARALGFSLEQIRELLALWQDKARASADVRALARSHIGELEKKIAEMEAMKRTLAKLAASCHGDERADCPILDDLAAG; this is translated from the coding sequence TTGAATATCGGCGAAGCGGCCAAAGCCTCTGGCGTATCGAGCAAGATGATCCGCCATTACGAGTCCATCGGCCTGATCGATGCCGCCCGGCGCACCGATGCCGGCTACCGGCTGTATGCGCAGCGCGATGTGCAGGTGCTGCAATTCATCCACCGCGCGCGGGCGCTGGGCTTTTCGCTGGAACAGATCCGGGAATTGCTGGCCCTGTGGCAGGACAAGGCGCGCGCCAGCGCCGACGTACGGGCCTTGGCGCGCAGCCATATCGGAGAGCTGGAAAAGAAAATTGCCGAGATGGAGGCAATGAAGCGCACGCTGGCCAAGCTGGCGGCGTCCTGCCACGGCGACGAGCGCGCCGATTGCCCGATTCTCGACGACCTGGCGGCAGGATAG
- a CDS encoding phasin family protein: protein MFTSPEQFASATKTLFDLQMQTFDMLANKTVKGLEQVMALNMATARSTMDKTLEASRDLSQARDARAAFDALSARMTPDMSGGVEYRDQMKVIIEEMQSEFRRAADVHVAEAKSTLSALIYDVTQNVKPGSENAVEIIKAAIENAFKGYEQVTQATRDAVKNVEEQIAKASSLVTPGADKAASGTQPGAQQGDKPAQ, encoded by the coding sequence ATGTTCACGAGTCCGGAACAATTCGCATCCGCTACCAAAACCCTGTTTGACCTGCAAATGCAGACCTTCGACATGCTTGCCAACAAGACGGTGAAGGGTTTGGAGCAGGTGATGGCCCTGAACATGGCCACCGCCCGCAGCACCATGGACAAGACGCTCGAGGCCAGCCGCGACCTCTCGCAGGCACGCGACGCCCGCGCCGCGTTCGACGCACTCTCGGCGCGCATGACCCCGGATATGTCCGGCGGCGTCGAGTACCGCGACCAGATGAAGGTGATTATCGAGGAGATGCAAAGCGAATTCCGCCGCGCCGCCGACGTCCACGTGGCCGAGGCGAAAAGCACGCTGTCGGCGCTGATCTACGACGTCACGCAAAACGTCAAACCGGGTTCGGAAAACGCGGTCGAGATCATCAAGGCCGCGATCGAGAATGCCTTCAAGGGCTACGAGCAGGTGACCCAGGCCACGCGCGACGCGGTCAAGAATGTCGAGGAGCAGATCGCCAAGGCTTCTTCGCTCGTCACGCCGGGAGCGGACAAGGCCGCTTCAGGCACCCAGCCAGGTGCACAGCAAGGCGACAAGCCTGCGCAGTAA
- the tssA gene encoding type VI secretion system protein TssA, with product MFKVDTLLKPVSAASPCGEDLAFSPEIDAIAQARKADDPSIEQGAWVTTLKEADWKFVTKRCALLLETRSKDLQLAVWLAEAGAKTGGLRSLGDALSVVAALCERYWGGLYPQPDEDGYERRIGNLCWIAARVPQLVTECPVTEGTAISMRDIEAARAHGAEAIANVEAARGKTSKGFQQALLEDCDHCLAALAELEKAVDTRLGADGPGFSGARTALQNLAHFVTPAAGAVLAAAATAPAALAPSGAVVPAAAALPAFAGVIASRAQALGQLRAVADYFRQTEPHSPVAYLAEKAAHWGEQPLHLWLKAVVKDAGALAHVEELLGIVREEQG from the coding sequence ATGTTCAAGGTCGACACTTTACTCAAGCCGGTCAGCGCCGCTTCCCCTTGCGGCGAGGACCTCGCGTTCTCGCCCGAAATCGACGCGATCGCCCAGGCGCGCAAGGCCGACGATCCGTCGATCGAGCAGGGCGCCTGGGTCACGACGCTCAAGGAAGCGGACTGGAAGTTCGTGACCAAACGCTGCGCGCTGCTGCTGGAGACGCGCAGCAAGGACCTGCAGCTGGCCGTCTGGCTGGCCGAAGCGGGCGCGAAGACGGGCGGGCTGCGCAGCCTCGGCGACGCGCTGTCGGTCGTGGCCGCCCTGTGCGAGCGTTATTGGGGCGGTCTGTATCCGCAGCCCGACGAAGACGGCTACGAGCGGCGCATCGGCAACCTGTGCTGGATCGCGGCGCGCGTGCCGCAGCTGGTGACCGAATGTCCGGTGACCGAAGGCACGGCCATTTCGATGCGCGACATCGAAGCGGCGCGTGCCCATGGCGCCGAGGCGATCGCCAATGTCGAGGCGGCGCGCGGCAAGACCTCGAAAGGCTTCCAGCAAGCCTTGCTCGAGGACTGCGACCACTGCCTGGCTGCGCTGGCCGAGCTGGAAAAAGCGGTCGACACGCGCCTCGGCGCCGACGGTCCCGGCTTCAGCGGCGCACGCACGGCATTGCAGAACCTGGCGCATTTCGTCACGCCAGCCGCGGGCGCGGTCCTTGCCGCTGCTGCGACGGCGCCGGCGGCGCTGGCGCCATCAGGCGCCGTCGTTCCGGCGGCAGCGGCCTTGCCGGCCTTTGCCGGCGTAATCGCGAGTCGCGCCCAGGCGCTGGGCCAGCTGCGCGCGGTGGCCGACTACTTCCGCCAGACCGAGCCGCACAGCCCGGTCGCCTACCTGGCCGAGAAGGCGGCGCACTGGGGCGAGCAGCCGCTGCACCTGTGGCTGAAAGCAGTCGTGAAGGACGCGGGCGCGCTGGCCCATGTGGAGGAACTGCTGGGAATCGTGCGGGAAGAGCAGGGGTGA
- a CDS encoding VRR-NUC domain-containing protein, with product MNRVLENEFYYLDNFQSVLDWIVKRYRDLLTDEEQAFIAAFPTLPQPARALFVRMVMRKGELFRASKMQYAEIGCPVEAAHALLPSGWIELDPVLSLDELFDLLAKPEIAAAFGAHLQQKSARKAEQLEALRAAFGESRAFSSWYAGCSDVALRILVKPLCDRLRLIFFGNLRQDWTEFVLADLGVYRFEQVEFSPASRGFRDRRDIEHYLQLHACKERFNAGLEPIEDVLKELPIDAFDNDWLDSRRLKFLFQVGQHFEKQQDWTRAIEVYTRCGYPGSRGRAIRVLEKAERYLDAWQLLQQAEREPENDAERQHLLRIGPRLARKLGHPKTIARRPAAPVRLDVCLPVPGDGPWVEGAVRDHLGSEAAPVFYVENTLANALFGLLCWRAVFAAIPGAFFHPFHRGPADLYSLDFQQRRAAEFADCLAQCDDGRYRATILAHFEEKAGISSPFVSWEYLDRALLELALECIPAAHVKRWCERILADVKANRSGFPDLIQFFPGEGRYRMIEVKGPGDRLQDNQLRWIDYCAAHDMPVAVCYLQWEQAA from the coding sequence ATGAACAGGGTTCTGGAAAACGAGTTTTATTACCTGGATAACTTCCAGAGTGTCCTGGATTGGATCGTCAAGCGCTATCGCGACTTGCTGACCGACGAAGAGCAAGCCTTCATCGCCGCCTTCCCCACGCTGCCCCAGCCAGCGCGCGCCCTGTTCGTGCGCATGGTCATGCGCAAGGGCGAGCTGTTCCGGGCCAGCAAAATGCAGTACGCGGAAATCGGCTGCCCGGTCGAGGCCGCGCACGCCTTGCTGCCCAGCGGCTGGATCGAACTCGACCCCGTGCTCAGCCTCGACGAACTGTTCGACCTGCTGGCCAAGCCCGAGATCGCCGCCGCCTTCGGCGCCCATCTGCAGCAGAAAAGTGCGCGCAAGGCCGAGCAGCTCGAAGCGCTGCGCGCGGCCTTCGGCGAGAGCCGCGCCTTTTCCAGCTGGTACGCCGGCTGCAGCGACGTCGCCCTGCGCATTTTGGTCAAGCCGCTGTGCGATCGCCTGCGCCTGATTTTCTTCGGCAACCTGCGCCAGGACTGGACCGAGTTCGTGCTGGCCGACCTCGGCGTCTACCGTTTCGAACAGGTCGAGTTCTCTCCTGCCTCGCGCGGCTTTCGCGACCGGCGCGACATCGAGCATTACCTGCAGCTGCACGCCTGCAAGGAGCGCTTCAACGCCGGTCTCGAACCGATCGAGGACGTGTTGAAGGAACTGCCGATCGACGCCTTCGACAATGACTGGCTCGACAGCCGGCGCCTGAAATTCCTGTTCCAGGTCGGCCAGCATTTCGAGAAGCAGCAGGACTGGACACGCGCCATCGAGGTCTATACGCGCTGCGGCTATCCGGGTTCACGCGGTCGCGCGATCCGGGTGCTGGAAAAGGCCGAGCGCTATCTCGACGCCTGGCAGCTGTTGCAGCAGGCCGAACGGGAACCGGAGAACGACGCCGAGCGCCAGCACCTGTTGCGGATAGGCCCGCGCCTGGCGCGCAAGCTCGGCCACCCGAAGACCATCGCCCGCCGTCCGGCCGCGCCGGTGCGCCTGGATGTCTGCCTGCCGGTGCCGGGCGATGGTCCCTGGGTCGAAGGCGCCGTGCGCGACCACCTCGGCAGCGAGGCCGCGCCCGTCTTCTATGTCGAGAACACGCTGGCGAATGCCCTGTTCGGCCTGCTGTGCTGGCGCGCGGTCTTCGCCGCCATTCCCGGCGCCTTCTTCCACCCCTTCCACCGCGGCCCGGCCGATTTGTACAGCCTCGACTTCCAGCAGCGCCGCGCCGCGGAATTTGCCGACTGCCTGGCCCAGTGCGACGATGGCCGCTACCGCGCCACCATCCTCGCCCACTTCGAGGAAAAGGCCGGCATCTCGTCGCCCTTCGTGTCGTGGGAATACCTCGACCGCGCCCTGCTGGAACTGGCGCTCGAGTGCATCCCGGCCGCCCACGTGAAACGCTGGTGCGAGCGCATCCTGGCCGACGTGAAGGCAAACCGCAGCGGCTTCCCCGACCTGATCCAGTTCTTCCCCGGCGAAGGGCGCTACCGCATGATCGAAGTAAAGGGGCCGGGCGACCGCCTGCAGGACAACCAGCTGCGCTGGATCGACTACTGCGCGGCGCACGACATGCCGGTCGCCGTGTGCTACCTGCAGTGGGAGCAGGCCGCTTGA